One stretch of Gammaproteobacteria bacterium DNA includes these proteins:
- a CDS encoding SAM-dependent methyltransferase → MPNKFQQTKPITSDSIDLPVPDQEARLHSEKVITHIRQKIRLRGGKISFAEYMDLALYAPGLGYYCAGLQKFGEGGDFITAPEISPLFSRCLANQCQQVLSTLETPQILEFGAGSGIMAADILCELERQGCLPECYMILELSAELQQRQRQTIEKHAPHLLGRVKWIHHWPEKPFNGVILANEVLDAMPVRRIQWQGNKIIEKMVCWKDNAFTWCNGDEVHPEHLTFTHVTGYTSEYNEALDSWIKQAGDSLLNGMILAIDYGYFRQEYYHPLRSDGTLMCYYQHHGHSNPLILTGLQDITAHVDFTAVAEAAINADLNVSGYTSQAFFLLANGLTEMAEATYPEKVTSQLQLSQQIKKLTMPDAMGETFKVIALTRNIDRPLTGFMMQDYRQRL, encoded by the coding sequence ATGCCAAACAAATTTCAGCAAACAAAGCCCATAACCTCTGATTCAATCGACTTACCCGTCCCTGATCAAGAGGCTCGTTTACACAGCGAAAAAGTCATCACACATATTCGTCAAAAAATCAGACTCCGGGGCGGGAAAATCAGCTTTGCTGAATATATGGATTTAGCGCTTTATGCACCTGGATTGGGCTATTATTGTGCAGGCCTTCAAAAATTTGGTGAAGGGGGTGATTTTATTACTGCGCCAGAAATTTCCCCTCTGTTTTCACGTTGTTTGGCAAATCAATGCCAACAAGTTTTAAGCACATTAGAGACTCCACAAATACTAGAATTTGGTGCTGGCAGCGGAATTATGGCTGCGGATATTTTATGTGAACTTGAGCGACAGGGTTGCCTTCCTGAGTGCTATATGATTTTAGAGCTCAGTGCAGAGTTGCAACAACGCCAACGTCAAACCATTGAAAAGCATGCCCCTCATTTACTTGGGCGAGTAAAGTGGATTCATCATTGGCCAGAAAAGCCTTTTAATGGTGTTATTTTAGCCAATGAAGTGCTTGATGCGATGCCGGTGCGTCGCATTCAGTGGCAAGGCAATAAAATTATAGAAAAGATGGTCTGCTGGAAAGATAATGCTTTCACTTGGTGTAACGGTGATGAAGTGCACCCTGAACACCTCACCTTTACACACGTTACAGGCTACACCTCAGAATATAATGAAGCACTCGACTCGTGGATCAAACAAGCGGGTGACTCATTATTAAACGGTATGATACTCGCTATTGATTATGGCTATTTTCGCCAAGAGTATTATCACCCACTAAGAAGTGACGGCACGCTCATGTGCTATTATCAACACCATGGTCACAGTAACCCATTAATACTCACTGGCCTACAAGATATTACAGCGCATGTTGATTTTACTGCTGTCGCAGAAGCAGCGATTAATGCTGACCTTAATGTTTCAGGTTATACCTCTCAAGCATTTTTTCTGCTGGCCAATGGCCTCACAGAAATGGCTGAAGCAACCTATCCAGAAAAGGTTACATCTCAGTTACAGCTCTCCCAACAAATCAAAAAACTCACCATGCCCGATGCCATGGGAGAAACATTCAAAGTCATCGCACTAACACGCAATATTGATAGACCACTCACAGGCTTCATGATGCAGGATTATCGGCAACGTTTATAA
- a CDS encoding pteridine reductase has product MSQPVALITGAARRVGAVIARRLHAEGMSLVLHYRGSRREAQLLQEELLAQRSDSVVLIQANLLQVSKSSHLVKEAEGVWGRLDVLINNASTFYPTSVGNITEAHWDDLLGVNLKAPLFLSQAAAPYLARQKGLIINITDIHAERPLRFHSVYCAAKAGLVMLTQSLAQELGPDVRVNAIAPGAIMWPEEGMDELTKRRIVSKTALKRHGDPSDIAEAVHYLLHGAQFMTGQVLTVDGGRSLGN; this is encoded by the coding sequence ATGTCTCAGCCAGTTGCTTTAATTACCGGTGCTGCACGTCGTGTCGGCGCAGTGATTGCACGTCGTTTGCACGCAGAGGGGATGAGTCTGGTCTTACATTATCGTGGCTCTCGCCGTGAAGCTCAGTTGTTACAAGAAGAGCTGCTGGCACAACGCTCGGACTCAGTGGTTTTGATTCAAGCGAATCTGTTGCAGGTCTCAAAATCATCTCATTTGGTTAAGGAAGCGGAGGGCGTTTGGGGGCGGCTTGATGTTTTGATTAATAATGCTTCAACCTTTTACCCGACATCCGTCGGCAATATTACAGAAGCACACTGGGATGATTTACTGGGTGTTAACTTAAAAGCGCCTCTTTTTTTATCTCAGGCAGCAGCGCCCTATTTAGCACGACAAAAAGGCTTAATTATTAATATTACGGATATTCATGCGGAGCGTCCTTTACGGTTTCATTCTGTTTATTGTGCAGCCAAAGCGGGACTGGTCATGCTGACCCAATCACTTGCTCAAGAGTTAGGGCCAGATGTTCGTGTAAACGCCATTGCGCCCGGGGCGATTATGTGGCCTGAAGAGGGTATGGATGAGTTGACCAAACGGCGAATCGTCTCTAAAACAGCATTGAAACGACACGGCGACCCCTCAGATATCGCTGAGGCAGTCCATTATTTACTGCATGGCGCGCAGTTTATGACAGGTCAAGTTCTCACTGTTGATGGTGGACGTTCCCTAGGAAATTAA
- the folK gene encoding 2-amino-4-hydroxy-6-hydroxymethyldihydropteridine diphosphokinase, whose product MIQVYLGIGSNIDRDFNIRSGISHLKKEFGTLTLSAVYESDAVGFKGDPFYNLIAAFQTDWPVHKIALILKNIEDTHKRDRSNPSFSPRTLDIDLLLYGDQIIQENGLVLPRDEILKYAFVLRPLAEINGQATHPITQQSYIKLWENFDQSRQPLKRVAFEFD is encoded by the coding sequence ATGATTCAGGTTTATTTAGGCATTGGCAGTAATATTGATCGTGATTTTAATATTCGCTCAGGTATTTCCCATTTAAAAAAAGAGTTTGGAACGCTCACATTGTCTGCCGTTTATGAAAGTGATGCTGTTGGCTTTAAAGGCGATCCTTTTTACAACTTGATCGCTGCCTTTCAAACAGACTGGCCTGTTCATAAAATCGCTCTTATCCTTAAAAATATTGAAGACACCCATAAAAGAGATCGAAGCAATCCAAGCTTCTCTCCACGCACTCTGGATATTGACCTTCTACTGTACGGCGACCAAATCATTCAGGAAAACGGTCTCGTTTTACCACGCGATGAAATTCTAAAGTACGCATTTGTTCTGAGGCCATTAGCTGAAATTAATGGCCAGGCAACGCATCCGATTACCCAGCAAAGCTACATCAAGCTGTGGGAAAATTTTGATCAAAGTCGCCAGCCGCTCAAACGGGTCGCGTTTGAGTTTGATTAA
- the folB gene encoding dihydroneopterin aldolase, translating into MDIIYLRNLKIETVIGIYDWEREIKQTVVLDLEMGTDIRKAAVTDRIEDTLDYKSVAKQVISFVETSEYQLVETLIEKVAELVMKNFSIPWMRLTINKQGAISGARDVGVTIERGVRMSK; encoded by the coding sequence ATGGATATCATCTACCTACGCAACTTAAAAATTGAAACCGTTATTGGCATTTATGATTGGGAACGAGAAATAAAGCAAACGGTTGTACTTGATCTGGAAATGGGCACCGATATCCGAAAAGCAGCGGTAACGGATCGCATTGAAGATACTCTGGACTATAAGTCAGTCGCTAAACAAGTGATTTCCTTCGTTGAAACCAGCGAATACCAACTCGTCGAAACATTGATTGAGAAAGTTGCAGAACTCGTAATGAAAAATTTTAGCATTCCCTGGATGCGTTTAACCATTAATAAGCAAGGCGCTATAAGTGGCGCACGTGATGTCGGTGTTACTATTGAGCGCGGAGTACGAATGTCAAAATGA
- the plsY gene encoding glycerol-3-phosphate 1-O-acyltransferase PlsY yields MTIDTAFILLAYLMGSLSTAIIYCKVAGLPDPRSQGSGNPGATNVLRFGGKKVAIIVLLGDLLKGLIPVLLAKWLGLSAAAIVLVGIAAFLGHLYPVFFRFKGGKGVATALGILLGISGWVGLLVLVTWFFVAFISRLSSLSALVAAVFSPFFVYLLMPEPEYILLAILLAILLIWRHRSNIQKIMNGTESKIGKK; encoded by the coding sequence ATGACAATTGATACTGCTTTTATACTGCTTGCTTACTTGATGGGTTCACTTTCCACAGCGATTATTTATTGTAAAGTTGCAGGGCTGCCCGATCCACGCAGCCAAGGCTCTGGAAACCCAGGTGCAACCAATGTATTACGCTTTGGTGGTAAAAAAGTTGCCATCATTGTGTTGCTGGGTGATTTGTTAAAAGGGTTGATACCTGTATTGCTGGCGAAATGGTTAGGGTTGTCGGCTGCTGCGATTGTACTGGTGGGTATAGCCGCTTTTCTGGGGCATCTTTACCCTGTTTTTTTTCGCTTTAAAGGGGGGAAAGGGGTTGCAACAGCACTGGGAATATTGCTGGGTATTTCGGGCTGGGTTGGGTTATTAGTATTAGTGACCTGGTTTTTCGTGGCTTTTATTTCACGTTTGTCATCATTGTCTGCATTAGTTGCCGCAGTTTTTTCACCATTTTTTGTCTATTTATTGATGCCGGAGCCAGAGTATATTTTGCTGGCGATACTACTGGCTATATTGCTTATATGGCGACATCGCAGCAATATTCAAAAAATCATGAATGGCACAGAGTCTAAAATAGGTAAAAAATAG
- a CDS encoding DUF2780 domain-containing protein: MKHQRLGISFISALLLLLSGCSAIPGMGNNVSGASALIGMLTSQLGVSNEQALGGAAALFGLAKQSLSAGDFSNVTKSLPGVGSLLGAASMGGDSSNTNSGGGLASVAGQFSSLGLSPDMAGKFVPVVLDYAKSAGGDNTMSLLQGVLK, from the coding sequence GTGAAACACCAACGACTTGGGATTTCTTTTATTTCAGCTCTATTATTGCTATTAAGTGGATGTTCAGCGATCCCTGGAATGGGTAATAATGTTTCAGGTGCGAGTGCATTGATTGGTATGTTAACCAGCCAGCTGGGTGTCAGTAATGAGCAGGCACTGGGGGGTGCAGCAGCACTTTTTGGTTTGGCAAAGCAAAGCTTGAGTGCCGGTGACTTTTCGAATGTGACAAAATCGTTGCCAGGTGTCGGCTCTTTGTTAGGTGCGGCATCAATGGGTGGTGATTCTTCAAATACGAATAGCGGCGGTGGATTAGCAAGTGTGGCTGGGCAGTTTTCAAGTTTAGGATTAAGCCCTGATATGGCAGGAAAATTTGTTCCAGTTGTTTTGGATTATGCAAAGTCAGCGGGCGGTGATAACACGATGAGCTTGCTTCAAGGTGTTTTGAAATAA
- a CDS encoding ABC transporter permease produces the protein MSGWIIVFNKEVKENFRDRQVILTSLILGPLLGPVLFVLMFILMADSTSKRQDKPLEIPVAGQQYAPNLVAYLQQQGVIVEEAPADPEAAVLARNKDLVLRIPESFIEQWENGQPAVLEVIVDESRQQDRLASRRLKQLLNTYSQQLGILRLQLRGVSSQVLSPVMIKTVDLSTETSWAAEVLAFLPYFLMIGAFVGGMHLAIDATAGEKERKSLEPLLINPVPRWQIMAGKLMATSFFAGLSVLLTILAFRFTVQFLPADMLGVSIEITTPMVVGMLVVLLPMAILASAFLTVIASFATTFKEASSYTGMVLVIPMLPSFYLMINPVKAETWMMAVPLLSQNVLIHELIRGEQVSVLWYLLAVGTTLGLGLILATVAATLYNRPRVIFTSK, from the coding sequence ATGAGTGGCTGGATCATTGTATTTAACAAGGAAGTAAAAGAAAATTTTCGGGATCGACAAGTAATTCTTACTTCGTTAATACTTGGCCCACTGCTTGGCCCAGTTTTATTCGTTCTAATGTTTATCTTGATGGCCGACTCAACCTCCAAACGCCAGGATAAGCCTCTGGAAATACCCGTGGCAGGTCAGCAATATGCTCCCAATCTGGTGGCATATCTACAGCAGCAAGGAGTAATTGTTGAGGAGGCTCCCGCTGATCCGGAAGCTGCGGTTCTAGCCAGAAACAAGGACCTCGTATTACGTATTCCTGAGTCTTTCATAGAACAATGGGAGAATGGGCAGCCAGCGGTGCTGGAAGTAATTGTTGATGAATCCAGACAGCAGGATAGACTTGCCAGTAGGCGCTTAAAGCAACTACTGAATACATATTCTCAACAGTTAGGTATATTACGCCTACAGCTACGCGGAGTTTCTTCACAGGTATTAAGTCCGGTTATGATTAAAACTGTAGATCTATCAACAGAAACATCATGGGCGGCCGAAGTATTGGCATTTTTACCCTATTTTTTGATGATAGGAGCTTTTGTTGGCGGCATGCATCTGGCAATTGATGCCACTGCGGGTGAAAAAGAGCGTAAATCACTCGAGCCACTGTTAATCAATCCGGTGCCCCGCTGGCAAATCATGGCGGGTAAGTTAATGGCCACTTCTTTCTTTGCTGGGCTATCAGTGCTTTTAACTATTCTGGCATTTCGTTTTACGGTGCAGTTTTTACCGGCTGATATGCTTGGGGTCTCCATTGAGATCACCACACCTATGGTTGTTGGCATGTTGGTGGTTCTTTTACCAATGGCGATACTGGCATCAGCATTTTTGACCGTTATTGCCTCATTTGCTACAACTTTCAAGGAGGCCAGCTCATATACAGGTATGGTTCTTGTTATTCCGATGTTGCCGAGCTTTTATTTAATGATAAACCCAGTAAAGGCTGAAACCTGGATGATGGCAGTACCGCTATTATCACAGAATGTGCTGATCCATGAACTCATTCGCGGTGAGCAGGTGTCGGTGTTGTGGTACTTGCTGGCAGTGGGTACTACTTTAGGGTTGGGGCTGATATTAGCGACTGTTGCGGCTACTTTATACAACCGACCACGGGTGATATTTACTAGTAAGTAG
- a CDS encoding ATP-binding cassette domain-containing protein, with the protein MIFIENLKKSFGKIEAVRGISFKAEDGQITGLLGPNGAGKTTTLRMLYTLLKPDSGTILIDGVNPHQEPIEVKRKLGVVPDSRGLYARLSARENIRYFGQLHGVKTKEMEERIESLTDILDMQDFIDRRTEGFSQGQRVKVAIARAMIHQPQTILLDEPTNGLDVMTTRALRKYLLTLKKAGHCVVLSTHIMQEVAALCDHIVIIAGGKIAAEGSATELLQQSGYNSLEDAFVSLIGSAEGLLS; encoded by the coding sequence ATGATTTTTATAGAAAATCTAAAAAAATCATTCGGCAAGATCGAGGCGGTTCGCGGAATTAGCTTCAAAGCCGAAGACGGCCAGATTACCGGCTTACTAGGCCCCAATGGTGCTGGCAAGACCACCACATTACGGATGCTCTATACCTTGCTTAAACCTGATAGCGGCACGATTCTTATTGATGGGGTGAATCCACATCAGGAGCCTATTGAAGTCAAACGAAAGCTGGGTGTGGTGCCAGACAGCCGGGGTTTATATGCCCGTTTGAGCGCGCGTGAAAACATTCGCTACTTCGGACAGCTACACGGGGTTAAAACCAAGGAGATGGAAGAACGGATTGAAAGTCTGACTGATATCCTGGATATGCAAGATTTTATTGACCGCCGTACCGAAGGTTTTTCGCAGGGGCAGCGGGTGAAGGTAGCAATTGCCAGGGCGATGATTCATCAACCGCAAACAATTTTGCTGGATGAGCCAACCAATGGCTTGGATGTCATGACTACCCGGGCATTGCGGAAATATTTGTTGACCCTTAAAAAAGCCGGACATTGTGTGGTGCTATCAACCCACATAATGCAGGAAGTTGCCGCCTTGTGTGACCACATAGTAATAATTGCCGGTGGTAAGATTGCCGCAGAGGGTAGTGCCACAGAGCTATTACAGCAAAGCGGTTATAACAGCCTTGAAGATGCTTTTGTCAGCCTCATTGGCAGCGCTGAAGGTTTATTATCATGA
- a CDS encoding alpha/beta hydrolase, with translation MKRLLTSGLILFAAVCQAESATELEIEKCVLSMPGSTITAVAECGWLTVLENPKDLGGKTIRLHFALARALNPKSDSTPIFFFAGGPGQAASELWVQLEGPLYKLQKNHDIILMDQRGTGAASTLKCELDDQNIDLRVDYGKIAAQTRECLTKVEGDPRFYTTTIAMADYEQLRLALGYEKINLMGVSYGTRAAMEYLRRYPDQVRSIVLDSIVPPELLLGSEHSINLDQTMENILTDCLNDNSCAKYFPAVKTQLQQLITKARAKPQILVVDDPLTGDPIELEANIELLALALRMLSYNSQTQAMLPFLIADTVNTGSHKRLVSQALIAASGMEGMLNHWMELSVICAEDYPLMQPRPQDATTILGEVMYKVLLAQCEIWPRGVVPDDFHKPFKSDVSALLLSGEFDPVTPPRYADQVAKQFSRHSNLVVKGQGHSVAFSKCTSDIVTEFITKADPKNLDTSCLEQQDRSPFFINIMGPTP, from the coding sequence TTGAAGCGATTATTAACATCCGGCTTAATTTTGTTTGCGGCGGTTTGTCAGGCTGAGTCGGCAACTGAACTGGAAATAGAAAAATGTGTGTTATCTATGCCCGGCTCCACTATTACCGCAGTGGCTGAATGTGGCTGGCTTACAGTTTTAGAAAACCCGAAGGATCTTGGTGGAAAAACCATTCGTTTGCATTTTGCCCTGGCACGGGCATTAAACCCTAAGTCGGATAGCACGCCGATTTTCTTTTTTGCTGGAGGCCCAGGTCAGGCCGCATCAGAGCTTTGGGTGCAGTTGGAAGGGCCACTTTATAAACTCCAGAAAAACCACGATATTATACTGATGGATCAGCGAGGCACTGGAGCTGCTTCTACTCTGAAGTGCGAACTTGATGACCAGAACATTGATTTACGAGTTGATTATGGGAAGATAGCCGCCCAAACGCGTGAATGTCTAACCAAAGTCGAAGGTGATCCGCGCTTTTATACAACCACTATTGCCATGGCCGATTATGAACAGCTAAGGCTTGCTTTGGGCTATGAAAAAATAAACCTTATGGGGGTTTCTTACGGTACTCGCGCCGCTATGGAATACTTGCGCCGGTATCCTGATCAGGTACGCAGCATCGTTCTTGACTCCATAGTCCCCCCTGAACTGCTGCTTGGAAGTGAGCACTCTATTAACCTTGATCAGACTATGGAGAATATTCTGACAGATTGTTTGAATGATAATAGCTGTGCGAAATATTTTCCTGCGGTTAAAACCCAGCTACAGCAATTAATAACAAAGGCCAGAGCTAAGCCACAAATTCTGGTCGTTGATGATCCTTTAACTGGCGATCCGATTGAATTGGAAGCTAATATTGAATTGCTTGCGCTGGCCTTGCGGATGCTTTCTTATAATAGCCAGACACAGGCAATGTTGCCTTTCTTGATTGCTGATACTGTTAATACAGGCAGCCACAAGCGATTAGTATCACAGGCATTGATAGCGGCCTCCGGGATGGAAGGTATGCTCAATCACTGGATGGAGCTATCAGTTATTTGCGCTGAAGATTACCCACTTATGCAGCCGCGCCCACAAGACGCGACAACTATTCTGGGTGAGGTGATGTATAAGGTATTGCTAGCCCAATGTGAAATCTGGCCACGCGGCGTAGTGCCAGATGATTTCCATAAACCGTTCAAATCTGATGTGTCAGCTCTGTTGCTCTCGGGGGAGTTTGACCCGGTTACCCCTCCACGATATGCAGATCAGGTAGCCAAACAGTTTAGTCGGCACAGCAATCTGGTGGTTAAAGGACAAGGTCATAGCGTGGCTTTTTCTAAATGCACCAGTGATATTGTTACTGAATTTATAACTAAAGCCGACCCTAAAAACTTAGATACCAGTTGCCTTGAACAACAGGATAGGTCACCGTTTTTTATTAATATTATGGGGCCTACACCATGA
- a CDS encoding transcriptional regulator gives MVKGATLDDLSPEAIAAARNNFKKKNVELAAEMDDWSGEVFLNKAKLTIQGKITRAVLVLLGKPESDHFLTPAVVTLSWILKDHDGLEEDYEHFSAPLLLAVNRLFARIRNLKYRYMADSTLFPEEVNKYDAWVIREALHNCIAHQDYQLGARVVVVEFPDRLVFSNKGGFIPGNLERVISLDAPEPYYRNRFLAQAMVSLNMIDAVGSGIKKMFVVQRRRFFPMPDYCIEPDGVMVTIYGRIVDERFSKLLAADSELLLHDVILLDKVQKGYPLSDYEIKTLRDKNLIEGRKPNLFVSAKVASATGQKAAYTKQKALDQQYYLDMILKLIEQHGEVERADIDELLWKMLPDFLDDKQRKSKINNLLSELSMRQGKIHNIGTRSQPKWVLTRG, from the coding sequence GTGGTGAAAGGTGCAACTTTGGATGATCTTTCGCCAGAGGCAATTGCTGCTGCCAGGAATAATTTCAAAAAGAAAAATGTTGAGTTAGCGGCTGAGATGGATGACTGGAGTGGCGAGGTTTTTCTAAACAAGGCAAAACTGACGATTCAAGGCAAGATCACCCGTGCCGTGTTGGTGCTGCTGGGTAAACCAGAGTCTGATCACTTTTTAACACCCGCAGTGGTTACTTTAAGCTGGATTCTCAAAGATCATGATGGCCTGGAAGAAGATTATGAACACTTTTCTGCGCCGTTATTGCTTGCGGTGAATCGGCTGTTTGCCCGTATTCGCAATCTTAAATACCGCTACATGGCAGATAGCACGCTGTTTCCGGAAGAGGTGAATAAATACGATGCCTGGGTTATTCGTGAGGCTCTGCACAATTGCATCGCTCATCAGGACTACCAATTAGGTGCGAGAGTGGTGGTGGTGGAGTTTCCAGACCGGCTGGTATTTTCCAACAAAGGAGGCTTTATTCCGGGTAATCTGGAACGGGTGATTAGCTTGGATGCTCCGGAACCTTACTACCGCAACCGTTTTTTGGCCCAAGCGATGGTGAGCCTGAATATGATTGATGCGGTGGGTAGTGGCATTAAAAAAATGTTTGTCGTGCAGCGCCGTCGTTTTTTTCCCATGCCGGATTACTGCATTGAGCCAGATGGCGTGATGGTGACTATCTATGGTCGAATTGTGGATGAGCGCTTTTCAAAGCTGCTGGCAGCAGACTCTGAGCTGTTGTTACATGATGTGATTTTGTTGGACAAGGTGCAGAAGGGCTACCCGCTAAGCGATTATGAAATAAAAACCCTGCGGGATAAAAATCTGATTGAGGGGCGTAAACCCAATCTATTTGTGTCGGCCAAAGTGGCGAGTGCAACAGGACAAAAGGCGGCTTATACCAAGCAGAAGGCCTTGGATCAGCAGTATTATCTAGACATGATTCTTAAACTCATTGAGCAGCATGGGGAGGTGGAGCGAGCAGATATTGATGAGTTGTTGTGGAAAATGCTTCCCGATTTTTTGGATGATAAACAACGCAAAAGCAAGATTAACAATCTTCTGAGTGAGCTTTCAATGCGGCAGGGGAAGATTCACAATATTGGTACACGTAGCCAGCCTAAGTGGGTGTTGACAAGGGGTTAA
- a CDS encoding Rpn family recombination-promoting nuclease/putative transposase → MKFLNPKTDFAFKKIFGSEESQDILLSFLNALLELKSPYRLMEVTILDPYLAPKIKGMKDTYLDVRAKNETGKIYIIEMQVLNVAGFEKRILYNACKAYASQLGSGEDYHLLTDVIAITITDFIMFPEMEAVSNKFKLRADEGEVYNDDLELVFAELPKFNKTEDELDTVLDRWYYFLKHADDFETVPSSLKVEASIVHALELANKAALTSEELDDQERREIFIQDQRGAIQLAQQKGREEGREEGREEGREEERCNMIKQVKKSGLSIIDIAHMFGMDVDEIKNILNS, encoded by the coding sequence ATGAAATTTTTAAACCCCAAAACAGACTTTGCGTTCAAAAAAATATTCGGATCAGAAGAGAGTCAGGATATTTTATTGAGTTTTCTAAATGCCCTGCTGGAATTGAAATCACCTTATCGTTTGATGGAAGTCACGATACTTGATCCTTATTTGGCACCTAAAATAAAAGGCATGAAAGATACCTATCTAGACGTAAGAGCTAAAAACGAAACAGGAAAAATCTATATTATTGAAATGCAGGTGCTGAATGTTGCAGGATTTGAGAAACGAATTCTGTACAACGCTTGCAAAGCCTATGCATCTCAACTGGGCAGCGGTGAAGATTATCACCTGCTGACGGATGTGATCGCCATTACAATTACTGATTTTATAATGTTTCCGGAAATGGAAGCGGTTTCAAACAAGTTTAAACTCAGAGCCGATGAAGGTGAAGTTTATAATGATGATCTTGAGCTCGTATTTGCAGAGTTGCCGAAGTTTAATAAAACAGAAGATGAATTAGATACGGTTCTGGATCGCTGGTATTACTTTCTGAAACATGCAGATGATTTTGAAACCGTTCCTAGCTCTTTAAAAGTTGAAGCGTCCATTGTACATGCACTTGAGCTGGCCAATAAAGCAGCGCTTACGTCCGAAGAGCTGGATGATCAAGAGCGTCGAGAAATTTTCATTCAGGATCAGCGAGGCGCAATCCAGCTGGCTCAACAGAAAGGCAGAGAAGAAGGCAGAGAAGAAGGCAGAGAAGAAGGCAGAGAAGAGGAGCGATGCAATATGATAAAGCAAGTCAAAAAATCAGGGTTATCGATTATTGATATTGCTCATATGTTTGGAA